A genome region from Triticum aestivum cultivar Chinese Spring chromosome 2B, IWGSC CS RefSeq v2.1, whole genome shotgun sequence includes the following:
- the LOC123044709 gene encoding lon protease → MALLPQILPSPRPHPHLAASRYPFSPAHAFRTAPRLHASGHRRRGRLAASGPGSSPSPSPDQYPSEPDDGLVELPLFPLPLVLFPDATHALHIFEFRYRIMMHTVLDTDLRFGVVFAGSDGASDVGCVGEVVKHERLADDRFFLICKGQERFRVARIVRNKPYLVAAVQWLEDRPPAETPAPGEDAEALAVEVEALMRDVIRIANRLNGKPEKEVGDLRRGLFPTPFSFYVGNTFEGAPREQQALLELEDTAARLRRERDTLRNTLNYLTAASAVKDVFPSSPSSG, encoded by the coding sequence ATGGCTCTCCTCCCCCAAATCCTCCCCTCCCCGCGCCCCCATCCCCACCTCGCCGCCTCCCGCTACCCTTTCTCCCCCGCCCACGCATTCCGCACAGCGCCTCGCCTCCACGCCTCTGGCCACCGCCGCCGAGGCCGCCTCGCCGCGTCAGGGCCcgggtcgtcgccgtcgccgtcgcccgaccAGTACCCGTCCGAGCCCGACGATGGCCTTGTGGAGCTCCCTCTGTTCCCTCTCCCACTCGTCCTCTTCCCGGACGCGACCCACGCGCTGCACATCTTCGAGTTCCGCTACCGTATCATGATGCACACCGTGCTCGACACCGACCTCCGCTTCGGCGTCGTCTTCGCCGGCTCCGACGGCGCCTCCGACGTCGGCTGCGTCGGGGAGGTCGTCAAGCACGAGCGCCTCGCTGACGACCGCTTCTTCCTCATCTGCAAGGGCCAGGAGCGGTTCCGCGTCGCTCGCATCGTCCGCAACAAGCCTTacctcgtcgccgccgtgcagTGGCTCGAGGACCGCCCGCCTGCGGAGACGCCGGCCCCTGGGGAGGACGCCGAGGCGCTCGCCGTCGAGGTCGAGGCGCTCATGCGCGACGTCATACGCATCGCCAACCGCCTCAACGGCAAGCCCGAGAAGGAGGTCGGGGACCTGCGCCGGGGGCTCTTCCCCACCCCATTCTCCTTCTACGTGGGCAACACCTtcgagggcgcgcccagggagcaGCAGGCGCTGCTCGAGCTTGAGGACACCGCCGCGCGGCTGAGACGGGAGCGGGACACGCTCCGCAACACTCTCAACTACCTTACCGCCGCGTCTGCCGTCAAGGACGTCTTcccctcgtcgccgtcgtcggggTGA